In Setaria italica strain Yugu1 chromosome IX, Setaria_italica_v2.0, whole genome shotgun sequence, the genomic stretch gctctcctgccaggttcgtttcaaaaaaaaacaagtactccctccgttgtCAATTTGCTATAGACGCAGGTATTACTGGACTTTGCTAGCCGTAAATATTGGAAAATGCAATTATACTAATGGGTAACCAGTTCGCTTCCTCGCTATTCTCCCTCCTCCGTTCcagtcattccaattttttaaaaatcaaaCCATTTTACGGGATCAtaaaagtttatggcaccgaataaatatattatgaaaatatatttaataaaaaaattatttgatatcatgaatgttagtaatttattgtataaatttggtcaaacttgagatgctttaaccctccaagaaagttgaaatgactCATAATTAGAAAATGGAGGAGGGAGTATTATTTATTAACTAATTCAAGCCGGACAATacattctgaatttctgatatTTTCTTCCCCTTCATTCATTTATTACTGGGGGTTTCTATTTCGCCATGACACCACCAGAAGCACGTCAAACAGGAACTTGCTCATCAAATCACCCGCCTTTCGGTATCAGGCCATGCATCTTGCGGTCGCAGGTAGTGTTGGTTCGACGCAGAAGCATTCTCAATTCAGAGACCTGACATTGCGTAGTCCATGGCGTCCACCAAGAAGTCTGCGATAAACAACGTTTCTGTCAGTTTCGTAGTTTGTACGCACAATGCAGTAACTGAAAGTTTTTTTAACGACTGGAGAACGGTTCGAACCTGCATCATCCTTTGAAAAGCACATTGGTGGTTTTATTCTGAAAACATTACCATGCAGACCGCCTTTCCCAACTAGTATCCCAAGATCTAGTTAACAAAAAATTACGGAAGGAAAAAACTGTCAGGGCATGTGGTTATCAATATACAACCATGGGTCCATGGCTATAGAGAGAGTAAGAGATGGCACCTTTGAGTTTCTCAAACAGTTCGGTAGTTTCCGCCTTGGCAGGGGTCTTCTCCTTTCTGTCGGTAACGAGTTCCACACCAAGCATGAGTCCCCTTCCTCTAACATCACCTATGACTGACACCAACAAGACGAATTGTAGCTAAGTAAGAAAAGTTCAAATTTTCAGAACAAATGGTTAGCAGAAAAGGTTGGACCAGAGAAAGACTAGATGAACAGAAACGGAGATTTGAAAATTTTACTTTCGTGCTTCTCTTGAAGTGATTTTAGACGCTCCACCAAGTGAGCTCCAACGTCAGCACAATGTGCCTGGCGTTTCTCCTTGTCAAGAACCTTAAGCACAGCTAACCCACCAGCAGAACAAACAGGGTTTCCACCAAATGTGTTAAATTGGATTTTTTGAGACAACACACTTGCAATCTCAGGAGTTGTTACAACAGCTCCCAATGGTAGACCATTGCCGATTCCCTGAAACATTGGAAACAACAGAAAAGGCACATTACTATCTGGaaatatagttttttttcccaAGTGTCTAAAGGGGCATGCTTGCATGTCAGAGTACGAGATAACCTTTGCCATTGTTACAATGTCTGGAATGACACCTTGTGTCTGGAATCCCCAGTAATGACTTCCAGTACGACCGAAACCACTCTGAACTTCATCAGCAATACAAACGCCACCAGCCTTCCGCACAATGTCATAAGCTAGCTTCAGGTATCCTGGAGCTAGTTCGACAGCTCCTCCAACACCCTACATCCATGACAAGGAATCAACAAGATTTTTGACATGCACAAGTTATTTTGGAGTAATACCCAAAGACACCTATGAATGGACTGTTCAAAGTTTATACCTGAAATGTTTCTGCAATGAAGCCTGCAACCCTTCCTGAACTTCCATAAGTTATATGTTCTTCGACTTCCTTGGCATAAGCTGCAGCATCAGACCCAAAAGTCCCCCGGTAAGGATCAGGGTTCATGACATGATGTATTTCACCCTGCAAAGTTTAGATGAGACTCTGATCATTAATGAAATAACAAGGGAGAGACAAATTACTAATGACTAAGAATCACCTTCTGAAACCACAGTGATTATTTTGTCTCGTTCTCATTATGACAGCGGTTGTTCATATAACAAAGGCAATTAACCAAGCTAGATGAGGCGTATGATGAAATTTTGATCTAATAAGCACTGTGATGGAGTCAATTCTAGTAGTAGACCATCTCTAAAGTGCATTAACTGATTATGCAGTACACAAACCTGAGGAATGGGATACTTCCAAGTCTGCAAACCAGTCAATCCTATAGTTCCAGCACTTCCACCATGATATGCATTTCTGAGCGCAACCATACTGAGATTCCCACTATACAGCCGGGCCATCAACATTGCCAATTCATTCGCTTCAGTCCCAGAATTGACAAAGTATGCAACCTGTGGCATCCCAAAGATGAAGCAGTCTCCCACTATTAGATATGTAACTGAAATGATGTTCGTTATGACCACACCCAGAGACAGTACTTTACCTTTAGATTGCCGGGCATTTTGGAGGTGAGCGCCTCTGCAAACTCGACAATGGCATGATGCAAGTATATGGTGGTTGTGTGCTGGAGCAACTTGGTCTGCTCCACCACAGCACTGACAATATCCGGATGGCAATGGCCGCACGACACTGTCACGATACCCCCAAAGCAATCGAGGTATCTCTTCCCATGCTCATCATACAGATACTGCATTTTCCCCTCCACAATGTTGAGCTGTCAACACGATTGAAATGAATTATTCAGTCACCGTGTCATTTAACTGTCATCCTGTCACTGTCTCATCGTCTACAGAATAAGACTACGCGGTGGTTGTTGTGCTGCCAGAGTTCTTGGCGTGATTAGTTACATGGTGAAGCTAACACATGGAACAAAAAATTTCTCCTAGAGATTAGTAAATTGGTAACGTGCCAACAGGACACTGCTGTGATCAAAGATCAACCCATGTTCAACGCAACTCCCAACTTTTTGGAACATCAATTTCATCGCACGCGGAAAAACAACAGTTCCAAAGAAGAACAGCTCGCACTGAGACAGACACGATCAACATCTAGAGGAGCTTTTACCGGCTTCTGGTAGTAGTGGAAGAGCGACGGGCCGAGGACGGCCTTCCTCTTCTCGAAGATCTCTGCGCCGCCCATCCCGGCGTACGGGCGTGGCTGGTGGTCGAACGGCGGCATCTccggcggcgtccgcgacgGCGCCCTCTCGGGCGCCGCCTCCGACGAGACCAGCCGCCGCAGCACCTCCGccgggcaccggcggcggcctgcgGCGCGAAGCAGCGAGGCGGCCATGGACGAACAAGAACAACCGGGAATGGAATCCGAACTCTGAATTCGCCGGGCTGGTTGGTTGGATGAGGAGATAGGGGGCAATGCGAGTGGGATCAGCACGCGAGGGGGGAGGGAAGGATTAGtgggtggccgccgccgccgcccccgccgcagtGGCAGTGACGTGGCAAAGGTCCAGATTCCGATAGGGACGCATCTGGCGGGATCTTTATCTCCCTGACGTGTCGCGGCGTGTACTCCGTCACTGGCAGGTGCGGCCACTGCGCCGGGGAACAGGGTTGGTGGTGGCGTGTAGGAGTAGGAGAGTTGTTCGAAGTGGTGAGTCACGTCGTGGACCGTGACGAGAGCCTCTTTCGGTCTTTCCCCGTGGCGTGAGGATGTTTTTACCTTAAAGAATGGTTATCTTGGTACAGCTCCTGATCCCTGCCGGGCAATTATTCAGGGCGCGTGGCGTTTAAGATCCGTCGTATCcgat encodes the following:
- the LOC101763794 gene encoding alanine--glyoxylate aminotransferase 2 homolog 1, mitochondrial; translated protein: MAASLLRAAGRRRCPAEVLRRLVSSEAAPERAPSRTPPEMPPFDHQPRPYAGMGGAEIFEKRKAVLGPSLFHYYQKPLNIVEGKMQYLYDEHGKRYLDCFGGIVTVSCGHCHPDIVSAVVEQTKLLQHTTTIYLHHAIVEFAEALTSKMPGNLKVAYFVNSGTEANELAMLMARLYSGNLSMVALRNAYHGGSAGTIGLTGLQTWKYPIPQGEIHHVMNPDPYRGTFGSDAAAYAKEVEEHITYGSSGRVAGFIAETFQGVGGAVELAPGYLKLAYDIVRKAGGVCIADEVQSGFGRTGSHYWGFQTQGVIPDIVTMAKGIGNGLPLGAVVTTPEIASVLSQKIQFNTFGGNPVCSAGGLAVLKVLDKEKRQAHCADVGAHLVERLKSLQEKHEIIGDVRGRGLMLGVELVTDRKEKTPAKAETTELFEKLKDLGILVGKGGLHGNVFRIKPPMCFSKDDADFLVDAMDYAMSGL